From a region of the Streptomyces caniferus genome:
- a CDS encoding ABC transporter ATP-binding protein, translated as MTALLEVEDLRVAYGKIEAVKGISFSVEAGAAVTLIGTNGAGKTTTLRTLSGLLKPLAGKITFDGEPLNGVPAHKIVERGLAHSPEGRRLFPRLTIAENLQLGAFLRKDADGIEKDIQRVYELFPILGERRKQASGTLSGGEQQMLAMGRALMSRPKLLMLDEPSMGLSPIMMQKIMETIRELRSQGTTILLVEQNAQAALSLADQGHVMEIGRIVLSGSGESLLHDESVRKAYLGED; from the coding sequence ATGACCGCACTGCTCGAAGTCGAGGACCTACGCGTCGCCTACGGCAAGATCGAAGCCGTCAAAGGCATCTCGTTCTCCGTCGAAGCCGGAGCGGCCGTCACCCTCATCGGCACCAACGGCGCCGGCAAGACCACCACCCTGCGCACCCTCTCCGGCCTCCTCAAACCCCTCGCCGGCAAGATCACCTTCGACGGCGAGCCGCTCAACGGCGTCCCCGCCCACAAGATCGTCGAACGCGGCCTCGCCCACTCCCCCGAAGGCCGCCGCCTCTTCCCCCGCCTCACCATCGCCGAAAACCTCCAGCTCGGCGCCTTCCTCCGCAAGGACGCCGACGGCATCGAAAAAGACATCCAGCGCGTCTACGAGCTCTTCCCCATCCTCGGCGAACGCCGCAAACAAGCCTCCGGAACCCTCTCCGGCGGCGAACAGCAAATGCTCGCCATGGGCCGCGCCCTGATGTCCCGCCCCAAACTCCTCATGCTCGACGAGCCCTCCATGGGCCTCTCCCCGATCATGATGCAGAAGATCATGGAAACCATCCGCGAACTCCGCTCCCAGGGCACCACCATCCTCCTCGTCGAACAGAACGCCCAAGCCGCGCTCTCGCTCGCCGACCAAGGACACGTCATGGAAATCGGCCGCATCGTCCTCTCCGGCAGCGGCGAATCCCTCCTCCACGACGAATCCGTCCGCAAGGCCTACCTCGGCGAGGACTGA
- a CDS encoding ANTAR domain-containing response regulator gives MRSPVSAAEPEQPVADDDQSHVPPLTTRVVIAEDEALIRLDLKEMLEEEGYTVVGEAGDGQTAVELAREHRPDLVILDVKMPVLDGISAAEKIAEESIAPVLMLTAFSQRELVERARDAGAMAYLVKPFSKSDVVPAIEMAVSRFTELRTLEKEIADLTQRLETRKLVDRAKSILQTQYGLTEPAAFRWIQKTSMDRRLSMQQVAEAVIEDAEEKKQQKDQ, from the coding sequence ATGAGGAGTCCCGTGAGCGCCGCCGAGCCCGAGCAGCCCGTCGCCGATGACGATCAGTCGCATGTCCCGCCGCTGACCACGCGCGTGGTGATCGCCGAGGACGAGGCCCTCATCCGTCTCGACCTCAAAGAGATGCTGGAGGAAGAGGGCTACACCGTCGTCGGTGAGGCCGGGGACGGGCAGACCGCCGTGGAGCTGGCCCGGGAGCACCGTCCGGACCTGGTGATCCTGGACGTGAAGATGCCGGTGCTGGACGGCATCTCGGCGGCCGAGAAGATCGCCGAGGAGAGCATCGCGCCGGTGCTGATGCTGACCGCGTTCTCGCAGCGTGAGCTGGTGGAGCGGGCGCGGGACGCGGGTGCGATGGCGTATCTGGTGAAGCCGTTCTCGAAGAGCGACGTGGTTCCCGCGATCGAGATGGCGGTGAGCCGGTTCACCGAGCTGAGGACGCTGGAGAAGGAGATCGCGGATCTCACCCAGCGGCTGGAGACCCGGAAGCTGGTGGACCGGGCGAAGAGCATTCTGCAGACGCAGTACGGGCTGACGGAGCCGGCCGCGTTCCGGTGGATCCAGAAGACGTCGATGGACCGCCGGCTGTCGATGCAGCAGGTGGCCGAGGCGGTCATCGAGGACGCCGAGGAGAAGAAGCAGCAGAAGGACCAGTAG
- a CDS encoding helix-turn-helix domain-containing protein — translation MNIHSTDVRRRALARLRAGSRNADVARALGVPLGTVGYWRHLDRAKRGECPGAHQPKCPRCDGRELDEPAYSYLLALYLGDGHIIQYSAHRAPSLMITCGDGWPGLMDACEAAMRAVLPDNSVCRVRRTGCHNVKVYSKHLWCLFPQHGPGKKHERPIALEAWQQRIVDAHPWAFLRGLIHSDGCRVTNWTTRMVGGARKRYEYPRYLFTNKSDDIRRLFSDTLTKVGVEWTVLARDGDPFNISVARKSSVALMDRHIGPKY, via the coding sequence ATGAACATTCACAGCACAGACGTACGACGGCGCGCCCTCGCACGGCTTCGCGCAGGTTCCAGGAACGCAGACGTAGCCCGCGCCCTGGGCGTCCCCCTCGGCACCGTCGGCTATTGGCGGCACCTGGACCGCGCGAAACGCGGCGAGTGCCCGGGCGCCCACCAGCCGAAATGCCCACGTTGCGACGGGCGCGAGCTCGATGAGCCGGCGTACTCCTACCTCCTGGCCCTGTACCTCGGCGACGGCCACATCATCCAGTACTCGGCCCACCGCGCACCGAGCCTCATGATCACGTGCGGTGACGGCTGGCCGGGCCTCATGGACGCCTGCGAAGCCGCCATGCGCGCGGTCTTACCCGACAACTCCGTGTGCCGGGTGCGCAGAACCGGCTGCCACAACGTGAAGGTCTACTCCAAGCACCTGTGGTGCCTGTTCCCCCAGCACGGCCCCGGCAAGAAACACGAGCGGCCGATCGCGCTCGAAGCCTGGCAGCAGCGGATCGTGGACGCGCATCCCTGGGCATTCCTCCGCGGACTCATCCACTCCGACGGCTGCCGCGTCACCAACTGGACGACCAGGATGGTGGGCGGTGCGCGCAAGCGCTACGAGTACCCGCGGTACCTCTTCACCAACAAGTCCGACGACATCCGAAGGCTCTTCTCCGACACCCTCACCAAGGTGGGTGTCGAGTGGACCGTCCTCGCCCGCGACGGCGACCCGTTCAACATCTCCGTGGCCCGCAAGTCCTCCGTCGCCCTCATGGACCGGCACATCGGGCCGAAGTACTGA
- the pyk gene encoding pyruvate kinase, which yields MRRAKIVCTLGPATDSYEQIKALVDAGMDIARFNLSHGTYAEHEARFDRVRKASEETRRSVGILADLQGPKIRLGRFREGPVLLERDDEFTITVEPAVEGDRQICGTTYNGLAADVTTGERILVDDGKVTLEVTDVDGPHVRTKVIEGGMVSDHKGLNLPGVAVSVPALSDKDQDDLRWALRYGADIIALSFVRSGRDIEDVHRIMREEDRFLPVIAKVEKPQAVENIDDIVAAFDGIMVARGDLGVEMPLETVPIVQKRAIKLAKRNAKPVIVATQMLDSMIDNSRPTRAEASDVANAVIDGTDAVMLSGETSVGKYPTETVKTMSRIVEAAEEDLLAKGLPPLTEANKPRTQGGAVARAAADIGDFLGAKFLVAFTQSGDTVRRLSRYRSPIPLLAFTPDPATRSQLNVSWGVETFLGPTVDSTDEMVAQVDEQLLRIGRCQKGDVVIITAGSPPGVPGSTNLVRVHHIGEDDSPK from the coding sequence ATGCGCCGAGCAAAGATCGTCTGCACACTGGGACCCGCCACCGACTCGTACGAGCAGATCAAAGCCCTCGTCGACGCCGGAATGGACATCGCCCGCTTCAACCTCAGCCACGGCACCTACGCCGAGCACGAGGCGCGATTCGACCGGGTCCGCAAAGCATCCGAAGAGACCCGCCGCAGCGTCGGCATCCTCGCCGACCTACAAGGCCCGAAGATCCGACTCGGCCGATTCCGCGAAGGCCCTGTACTTCTCGAACGCGACGACGAGTTCACCATCACCGTGGAACCCGCCGTCGAAGGCGACCGCCAGATCTGCGGCACCACCTACAACGGCCTCGCCGCCGACGTCACCACCGGCGAACGCATCCTCGTCGACGACGGCAAAGTCACCCTCGAAGTCACCGACGTCGACGGACCCCACGTCCGCACCAAGGTCATCGAAGGAGGCATGGTCTCCGACCACAAGGGACTCAACCTCCCCGGCGTCGCCGTCTCCGTCCCCGCCCTCTCCGACAAGGACCAGGACGACCTCCGCTGGGCCCTGCGCTACGGCGCCGACATCATCGCCCTCTCCTTCGTCCGCAGCGGCCGCGACATCGAGGACGTCCACCGCATCATGCGCGAGGAGGACCGCTTCCTCCCCGTGATCGCCAAGGTCGAGAAGCCCCAGGCCGTCGAGAACATCGACGACATCGTCGCGGCCTTCGACGGCATCATGGTCGCCCGCGGCGACCTCGGCGTCGAAATGCCCCTCGAAACCGTCCCGATCGTCCAGAAGCGCGCCATCAAACTCGCCAAGCGCAACGCCAAGCCGGTCATCGTCGCCACCCAGATGCTCGACTCGATGATCGACAACTCCCGCCCCACCCGCGCCGAAGCCTCCGACGTCGCCAACGCCGTCATCGACGGCACCGACGCCGTCATGCTCTCCGGCGAGACCAGCGTCGGCAAATACCCCACCGAAACCGTCAAAACCATGAGCCGCATCGTCGAGGCCGCTGAGGAAGACCTCCTCGCCAAGGGCCTCCCGCCGCTCACCGAGGCCAACAAGCCCCGCACCCAGGGCGGCGCCGTCGCCCGCGCCGCCGCCGACATCGGCGACTTCCTCGGCGCCAAGTTCCTCGTCGCCTTCACCCAGTCCGGCGACACCGTCCGCCGCCTCTCCCGCTACCGCTCGCCCATCCCGCTCCTGGCCTTCACCCCCGACCCGGCCACCCGCTCCCAGCTCAACGTCAGCTGGGGCGTGGAGACCTTCCTCGGCCCGACCGTCGACTCCACCGACGAGATGGTCGCCCAGGTCGACGAGCAGCTCCTGCGGATCGGCCGCTGCCAGAAGGGCGACGTCGTCATCATCACCGCCGGCTCCCCGCCCGGAGTCCCCGGCTCCACCAACCTCGTCCGCGTCCACCACATCGGCGAGGACGACTCCCCGAAGTAG
- a CDS encoding SIMPL domain-containing protein encodes MTDPAHETPAAPATGTTPTALPYGTPDTPRLAVRGEARLDVDPEIARIAVTISARGTDRTAALTALTGRNEQALTLIKSYGDAIEKLETGTFSLTPQLTEKGRHERVRAYHGRVTHTATLNDFTTLGELTTRLADLDLTRVDGPWWDLRPDSPAHRAARTQAVREAVQRAREYAEALGARLDALLEIADLGAESAAPAATPAMRSFGGYGGPVTQESAPALELEPQRQTVHAHVNARFTMTRPAL; translated from the coding sequence ATGACCGACCCCGCCCACGAGACCCCCGCCGCCCCCGCCACCGGCACCACTCCGACCGCCCTCCCCTACGGCACCCCGGACACCCCCCGCCTCGCCGTACGCGGCGAAGCCCGCCTCGACGTCGACCCCGAAATCGCCCGCATCGCCGTCACCATCAGCGCCCGCGGCACCGACCGCACCGCCGCCCTCACCGCCCTCACCGGCCGCAACGAGCAAGCCCTCACCCTCATCAAGAGCTACGGCGACGCCATCGAAAAGCTCGAAACCGGCACCTTCAGCCTCACCCCCCAGCTCACCGAGAAGGGCCGCCACGAACGTGTCCGCGCCTACCACGGACGCGTCACCCACACCGCCACCCTCAACGACTTCACCACCCTCGGTGAGCTCACCACCCGCCTCGCCGACCTCGATCTCACCCGCGTCGACGGCCCGTGGTGGGACCTGCGCCCCGACTCACCCGCCCACCGCGCGGCCCGCACCCAAGCCGTCCGCGAAGCCGTCCAGCGCGCCCGCGAGTACGCCGAAGCCCTCGGCGCCCGCCTCGACGCCCTCCTCGAAATCGCCGACCTCGGCGCCGAGAGCGCCGCCCCCGCGGCCACCCCCGCCATGCGCTCCTTCGGCGGCTACGGCGGCCCCGTCACCCAGGAATCCGCCCCCGCCCTCGAACTCGAACCCCAGCGCCAAACCGTCCACGCCCACGTCAACGCACGCTTTACGATGACCCGTCCCGCACTGTGA
- a CDS encoding bifunctional metallophosphatase/5'-nucleotidase: MSLDRRKFLGRSVVTGAGMALAGAAGAPAAEATEAAPGSGRRGHRRERYAFTVMGTTDLHGNVFNWDYATDAEFDDAAHNDVGLAKISTLVTRVRREKGRRNTLLIDAGDTIQGTQLAYYYAKVDPITEPGGPVHPMARAMNAIGYDAAALGNHEFNYGIPVLRKFEESCDFPLLGANAVDAKSLRPAFRPYVLKRLRSPRGREVTVAVLGLTNPGIAIWDKAHVQGKLAFPGLVEQAAKWVPKLRSMGADVVIVAAHSGMSGTSSYGDQLPYVENAAALVAEQVPGIDAILVGHAHVEVPERRVVNKDSGREVVLSEPLKWGQRLTLFDVEVEWRRGRWEVGSVGSRVLNANAVAEDARITGLLRAEHRKVVAYVNRVIGRSKAEMTAAEAPVKDTPVLDFIAFVQAEVVRKALAGSAYASLPVLSQASCFSRTARVPEGDVSIRSMAALYPFDNTLEARVLTGAQVRAYVEFSARYYVRTAAGGPVDPSKVTNADGTPDYNYDVVSGLSYEVDIAKPAGQRIGKLMFDGKPLDDGARFVLAVNNYRASGGGNFPHVAAAEQVWSTSDEIRNLIIGWVQESGEIDPAEFASVDWKLTRDGVPVF; the protein is encoded by the coding sequence ATGTCGCTCGACCGTAGGAAGTTCTTGGGGCGTTCCGTGGTGACGGGGGCCGGAATGGCGCTCGCGGGGGCGGCGGGTGCGCCGGCGGCGGAGGCGACGGAAGCGGCGCCGGGCTCCGGCCGCCGTGGTCACCGGCGGGAGCGGTACGCCTTCACGGTGATGGGCACGACGGATCTGCACGGCAACGTCTTCAACTGGGACTACGCGACGGATGCGGAGTTCGACGATGCGGCGCACAACGATGTCGGGCTGGCGAAGATCTCGACGCTGGTGACTCGGGTGCGGCGGGAGAAGGGGCGGCGGAACACGCTGCTGATCGACGCGGGTGACACCATTCAGGGCACGCAGCTGGCGTATTACTACGCCAAGGTGGATCCGATCACGGAGCCGGGCGGGCCGGTGCATCCCATGGCGCGGGCGATGAATGCGATCGGCTATGACGCCGCGGCGCTGGGGAATCATGAGTTCAATTACGGCATTCCGGTGCTGCGGAAGTTCGAGGAGAGCTGTGACTTTCCGCTGCTGGGGGCGAATGCGGTGGATGCGAAGTCGCTGCGGCCGGCGTTTCGGCCCTATGTGCTGAAGCGGTTGCGGTCACCGCGCGGGCGGGAGGTGACGGTGGCCGTGCTGGGGCTGACGAATCCGGGGATCGCGATCTGGGACAAGGCGCATGTGCAGGGGAAGCTGGCGTTTCCGGGCCTGGTGGAGCAGGCGGCGAAATGGGTGCCGAAGCTGCGGTCGATGGGCGCGGATGTGGTGATCGTGGCGGCGCATTCCGGGATGAGCGGTACGTCCTCGTACGGGGATCAGTTGCCGTATGTGGAGAATGCGGCGGCGTTGGTGGCGGAGCAGGTGCCGGGGATCGATGCGATTTTGGTGGGGCATGCGCATGTGGAGGTTCCCGAGCGGCGGGTGGTGAACAAGGACTCGGGCCGGGAGGTGGTGTTGTCGGAGCCGTTGAAGTGGGGGCAGCGGCTGACTCTTTTCGATGTGGAGGTGGAGTGGCGTCGGGGGCGTTGGGAGGTGGGGTCGGTCGGTTCACGGGTTCTGAACGCGAATGCGGTGGCGGAGGATGCGCGGATCACCGGGCTGCTGCGGGCGGAGCACCGGAAGGTCGTGGCGTATGTGAACCGGGTGATCGGCCGGTCGAAGGCGGAGATGACGGCGGCGGAGGCGCCGGTGAAGGACACGCCGGTGCTGGATTTCATCGCGTTCGTGCAGGCGGAGGTGGTGCGTAAGGCGCTGGCGGGGTCGGCGTACGCGTCGTTGCCGGTGTTGTCGCAGGCGTCGTGTTTTTCGCGGACCGCGAGGGTGCCGGAGGGGGATGTGTCGATCCGGTCGATGGCGGCGCTGTATCCGTTCGACAACACGCTGGAGGCCCGGGTGCTGACGGGTGCGCAGGTGCGGGCGTATGTGGAGTTCTCGGCGCGGTATTACGTGCGGACGGCGGCCGGTGGTCCGGTGGATCCGTCGAAGGTGACGAATGCGGACGGTACGCCGGATTACAACTATGACGTGGTGAGCGGTCTCTCGTACGAGGTCGATATCGCGAAGCCGGCGGGGCAGCGGATCGGGAAGCTGATGTTCGACGGGAAGCCGCTGGACGACGGGGCGCGGTTCGTGCTGGCGGTGAACAATTACCGGGCGAGCGGTGGCGGTAATTTCCCGCATGTGGCGGCCGCGGAGCAGGTGTGGTCGACGTCGGACGAGATCCGGAATCTGATCATCGGGTGGGTGCAGGAGAGCGGGGAGATCGATCCTGCGGAGTTCGCCTCGGTGGACTGGAAGTTGACGCGGGACGGGGTGCCGGTGTTCTGA
- a CDS encoding lysine N(6)-hydroxylase/L-ornithine N(5)-oxygenase family protein, giving the protein MSTTPHPESPATTDTTSPDEPLDLAGIGIGPFNLSLAALAHPLTPLRTAFYDQRPAFHWHPGLLIDGATLQVPFLADLVTLADPASPWTFLNYLKTRERLFPFYFAERFHLHRAEYDAYCRWVSENLPGLHFGHQIDAVRWNHEREVFEIDFTQLDAEGEAEALGRTYARNLVLGIGTTPHIPVPLRPLAEAPAVPVIHSADYLDHRETLLAADRVTVIGAGQSGAEIFLDQLRARPAGREGLHWLARTPAFAPMEYSKLGLEHFTPDYTRYFHALPERVRDDLVPGQWQLHKGIDHDTLGAIHDELYRRTLDGGWPDATLTPGVFVRTAGRVGTTKVELHLDHTQQGTRSRLTTDAVILATGYRERRMDTLLAALDPYVRRDSGARPRIDAHHRLVLDPAITGSVYVQNAETHTHGVGTPDLGLAAWRSATILNSVTGNTPYPLPSRTAFTSFGLPQPSTGRTGKVPRQGSTLVPRR; this is encoded by the coding sequence ATGAGCACCACCCCGCACCCCGAAAGCCCCGCCACCACCGACACCACGAGCCCCGACGAACCCCTCGACCTCGCCGGCATCGGCATCGGCCCCTTCAACCTCTCCCTCGCCGCCCTCGCCCACCCCCTTACCCCCCTCCGCACCGCCTTCTACGACCAGCGCCCCGCCTTCCACTGGCACCCCGGCCTCCTCATCGACGGCGCCACCCTCCAAGTCCCCTTCCTCGCCGACCTGGTCACCCTCGCCGACCCCGCCAGCCCCTGGACCTTCCTCAACTACCTCAAAACCCGCGAGCGCCTCTTCCCCTTCTACTTCGCCGAACGCTTCCACCTCCACCGCGCCGAATACGACGCCTACTGCCGCTGGGTCAGCGAAAACCTGCCCGGCCTCCACTTCGGCCACCAGATCGACGCCGTCCGCTGGAACCACGAACGCGAAGTCTTCGAAATCGACTTCACCCAGCTCGACGCCGAAGGCGAAGCCGAAGCCCTCGGCCGCACCTACGCCCGCAACCTCGTCCTCGGCATCGGCACCACCCCCCACATCCCCGTCCCCCTCCGCCCCCTCGCCGAGGCCCCCGCCGTCCCCGTCATCCACTCCGCCGACTACCTCGACCACCGCGAAACCCTGCTCGCCGCCGACCGCGTCACCGTCATCGGCGCCGGCCAGTCGGGCGCCGAGATCTTCCTCGATCAGCTCCGGGCCCGCCCCGCCGGCCGCGAAGGCCTCCACTGGCTCGCCCGCACCCCCGCCTTCGCCCCCATGGAATACAGCAAACTCGGCCTCGAACACTTCACGCCCGACTACACCCGCTACTTCCACGCCCTGCCCGAACGCGTCCGCGACGACCTCGTCCCCGGCCAGTGGCAGCTCCACAAAGGCATCGACCACGACACCCTCGGCGCCATCCACGACGAGCTCTACCGCCGCACCCTCGACGGCGGCTGGCCCGACGCCACCCTCACCCCGGGAGTCTTCGTCCGCACCGCGGGCCGCGTCGGCACCACCAAGGTCGAACTCCACCTCGACCACACCCAGCAGGGCACCCGCTCCCGCCTCACCACCGACGCCGTCATCCTCGCCACCGGCTACCGCGAACGCCGCATGGACACCCTTCTCGCCGCCCTCGACCCCTACGTACGCCGTGACTCCGGCGCGCGCCCACGGATCGACGCACACCACCGCCTCGTCCTCGACCCCGCCATCACCGGCTCGGTCTACGTCCAGAACGCCGAGACCCACACCCACGGCGTGGGCACCCCCGACCTCGGCCTCGCCGCCTGGCGCAGCGCCACCATCCTCAACTCCGTCACCGGCAACACCCCCTACCCCCTCCCCAGCCGCACCGCCTTCACGAGCTTCGGCCTCCCGCAGCCCTCAACGGGACGCACGGGCAAGGTCCCCCGCCAGGGCTCCACCCTCGTTCCCCGCCGCTGA
- a CDS encoding N-acyl homoserine lactonase family protein produces the protein MEKNTVHRLDLGYFVRPASETGGPQPRVEPVLAYVVRREEGLILFDTGVGAADPETEAHYRPRRRSLEGALAAVGVPLAEISLVVNCHLHFDHCGGNPLLAGRPIVVQSVELAAARGGDYTIDALIDFPGAAYEEISGEAEVWPGVWIVPTPGHTDGHQSMVVREADGTVVLAGQAHDFASSFASDHLARQAARDGLAQPLPAYRPWLDRLADFDPRRVLFAHDCSVWEPSGHGG, from the coding sequence ATGGAGAAGAACACAGTGCACCGACTCGACCTGGGGTACTTCGTCCGTCCCGCGTCCGAGACGGGTGGCCCCCAGCCGCGGGTGGAGCCCGTGCTCGCGTATGTGGTGCGGCGCGAGGAAGGGCTGATCCTCTTCGACACCGGTGTCGGGGCCGCCGATCCCGAGACCGAGGCCCACTACCGCCCGCGGCGAAGGTCGCTGGAGGGCGCCCTCGCGGCGGTCGGAGTCCCGCTCGCGGAGATCTCGCTGGTGGTGAACTGCCACCTGCACTTCGACCACTGCGGAGGGAACCCCTTGCTGGCCGGACGGCCCATCGTGGTGCAGAGCGTGGAGCTGGCCGCTGCCCGCGGGGGCGACTACACGATCGACGCGCTCATCGACTTCCCCGGCGCGGCGTACGAGGAGATCAGCGGCGAAGCGGAGGTCTGGCCGGGGGTCTGGATCGTCCCCACCCCCGGGCACACCGACGGGCACCAGTCGATGGTGGTCAGGGAGGCCGACGGGACGGTGGTCCTCGCCGGTCAGGCCCACGACTTCGCCTCGTCGTTCGCCTCGGACCACCTCGCCCGGCAGGCCGCGCGCGACGGCCTGGCCCAGCCGCTTCCGGCGTATCGGCCGTGGCTGGACCGGCTCGCCGACTTCGATCCCCGGCGCGTGCTCTTCGCCCACGACTGCTCGGTCTGGGAACCGTCGGGGCACGGCGGCTGA